The Paenibacillus yonginensis genome segment TCAAACTGAACGGCTTGAACAGGATGACGAGGGATTTGAAGCTGCCCGGCGGCAAAGGCATTAACGTCTCCCGGGTGCTGAACCGGCTCGGAACTGACAACACTGCAGTCGGCTTTATCGGCGGATTTACGGGCTGCTACGTGGAGGATTGCTTGAAAGCCGAATCCGTACGGACCGGTTTTGTTAAAGTCCAGCAGGACACCCGGATCAACATCAAGCTGAAGCACGGGGAAGAGACGGAGATCAACGGACTTGGACCCGCCATCCGTGAAGAGGATGCCTTGCAGCTGCTGCGGCAGCTGGAGGGGGTGGGTGTAGGCGATGTATTGGTGCTTTCGGGGAGTGTGCCTCCTTCACTCGGGGAAGATTTTTACGACCGATTGATCGAGGGATGCCAGCGGAAGGGGGCTGAATTTGTCATCGACACCACGGGGGCAGCCTTAAGAAACGCCTTGAAGCACAAGCCGCTTCTGATTAAACCCAATCACCATGAATTAGCGGAGCTGTTTGGCGTCACGCTGAAGGACAAAACCGAAGTTGCTGCCTACGGCCGCAAGCTGCTTGAGCTGGGAGCACAGCACGTTCTTGTCTCCATGGCAGGAGAGGGTGCTTTGCTGCTCACAGAAACAGAAACCTACGAAGCCAACGTACCGGCCGGCCGGGTACGAAATTCCGTAGGTGCGGGGGATTCCATGATCGCCGGATTTATCAGCGCATGGACCGAAGGCAAAGGTTTGCTGGAAGCTTTCCGGACAGGGGTGGCTGCCGGCAGCGCAACCGCCTTTTCCGATGATCTGGCCACAGGGGAATATATCCGCGAATTACGTTCGCAAGTCCATCTTACGAAATGGAATTAACGGGTGCAGGGAAATCGATATTAGCTAAGGGGAGAAAGTCATGAAAATCACGGATCTGATGATTAAAGAAACGATGATTATGAATCTGAAGGCGGTAACGAAAGAAGCGGCCATCGATGAACTGATCGCTAGTCTGGCCGCGCATGGCCGGATCAACGATCCGGTTTTGTTCAAGGAAATGATTTTGAAGCGGGAAGCGGAGGCCAGCACCGGCATTGGCGGAGGCATTGCGATGCCTCACGCCAAAACGAAGGCGGTCAACGAAGCGACGGTTGTTTTTGCCAAAAGCGAAAAAGGAGTCGATTACGATACGTTGGACGGAGAGCCTGCAACCCTCTTCTTTATGATTGCCGTACCGGAAGGTGCAGGAAATGTGCATTTGCAGACGTTGGCTTCGCTTTCCAAGCTGCTGATTGACAGCGGTTTCATCGAACAGCTGCAAGCCGCTTCCACGCCTGACGAGGTGGCGGCCTTGTTTAACGGGAAACAGCAGGAAGAAGCGGGGGCTCAAGACGACTCATCAAAATCCGAACCGTCTGGATCGAAAGCTGACGAATCCGATGATTTTGTAGTTGCCGTTACAGCTTGTCCTACTGGCATTGCCCATACTTATATGGCCGAAGATGCCTTAAAGAAAAAAGCGGCCGAGCTCGGTGTGCAGATCCGTGTGGAAACCAACGGCTCGGAAGGCGCAAAAAAACGTGCTGACCGCCGAGGAAATCCGCCGGGCCAAAGGGGTTATTATCGCCGCCGACAAGCAGGTCGAAATGAGCCGCTTCGACGGCAAGCCGCTGCTGCAGAGACCGGTAAGCGACGGCATCCGCAAACCGCAGGAGCTGATTGAGAAAGCGCTGCGCGGAGATGCGCCGGTTTACCGCAGCACAGGGGCCAAAGCCGAGCCGAACACTTCTTCCGGCCAAGGCAAATCAAGCGTAGGCAGTAAAATTTACAAAGATTTGATGAACGGGATTTCCCACATGCTGCCGTTTGTGGTTGGAGGCGGTATTCTGATCGCGATTTCCTTCCTGTTTGAACAGGTAGGAGGAGCGGACAATCCGATTTACAAACTGCTGATGACCATTGGCGGAGATGGAGCGTTCCACTTTCTGATTCCGATTCTGGCCGGCTTTATTGCGATGAGCATCGGCGACCGTCCGGCTCTGATGCCCGGCATGGTCGGCGGCCTGATGGCAGTCAACTCGAATTCCGGTTTCCTTGGCGGTCTGGCGGCAGGTTTCCTGGCCGGTTATATTGTCATCGGTTTGCGGAAAGTATTTGCCGGTCTGCCGAAAACGCTGGACGGCCTGAAGCCGATCCTTCTGTATCCGGTTGTTGGCCTGCTGATAACCGGCGTAATCATGTATTACATCTTTGATCCTGTCTTCAGCACCATCAACGAATGGGTGGTTTCCGGCCTGAATAACCTGGGCACCGGCTATGCCGTCTTGCTTGGCCTCGTTCTGGGCGGCATGATGTCCATCGACATGGGGGGGCCTTTCAATAAAGCGGCTTATACTTTTGCGATCGGCGTATTTACCTCAAGCGGCAACACCAACGGTACGATGATGGCAGCCGTTATGGCAGGCGGCATGGTTCCGCCTCTCGCCATTGCGCTTGCGACGACATTGTTCAAACGCAAATTTACGGAAGATGAGCGAAAATCCGGCATAACGAACTATGTACTCGGTTTGTCCTTCATTACGGAAGGCGCGATCCCGTTTGCGGCGGCCGATCCGCTGCGCGTGCTTACTTCCTGCATCCTGGGTTCTGCGGTGGCCGGTGGCCTGACCCAGCTGTGGCACATCAATATTCCGGCTCCGCACGGCGGCATTTTTGTGGCAGCTCTGGCCAATCACGCTTTGCTGTTCCTGCTGGCGGTGGTAATTGGAGCTGTGTTGTCCGGCCTGATACTCGGCATTTGGAAAAAAGCTCTGGATCCCGAGCGGAACCAGGCTCTATAAGGAGACCAAGGAAGAAACCGGCAGCCGCATGGCTGCCGGTTTCTGTACGAGGTCACCAGTCCGGCTCGGCATAAAGGTTGATCAGATTGCTGCCGCATGCCTCTTGCGGGTGTCGTAAGAGCGGCTGGCCAGCACAAGCGCCAGATTGCCGAGATGCTGGACGCTTCGGCTTCGGAAGCCGTGGGAGCAAGGATGAAATCGGCCAGCGTCCATCAAGAACATCTGCCGCCCTTCCTCCAGAACCTGCTCTTTTGGGTCAAGCAAGCATGTCCCGGCAGGACTCCTGCCACTGGTGTCCTTGCTTACCTGCATTTCCGTGAACCAGCCATATGTTGGGAGAAGATAAATCCGGATAGTCTTTTTCGTTAAGTGACTGTCAAAATTTACAATCCAATTATTAAAAAATAAATATAAAAAAACAAAACCTATTTCCGATATGTATAGTGGTGACTCCGTTTCAAGCACAGCCCCTGCTTACGCAAGAAACCTAGCACATCAAAGAATAATAATGGGAAGAACGGCATGCACTGCGGTTCACCTTTGGAGGAGAAGACATGTTCAACTTGCGTAATGTGAAAATTCGATTCAAACTCCTGTTTCTAGTCATCACGGCAATCGTATTTTTACTGCTGATCGGAGGCACGGGCTATTATTATCTGGACCTTACCGTGAACAACTCAAAGGTGCTTTATGAGAAGAACCTGATGAAGGTCAAAACGATTAACGAATGAATTCAAATTTTAATACGGCTATGAATGATATACTCGGATTAATGCTGACCGAGGATGTGAAACTGAACGATAACCTCAACAAAGATTATGGCGAAATGAACAAAGTAAATCTGATGCTCCTTGAAGACTATGGAAAGCTGATTGCTGGACAAGAGGAGAAAAAGAACTATGACGAGCTGGTCAAGCAGGTTGACAAGCTGATCAAGGACTCGGACAAAATGGTAGTTCTCGCTACCAACAACCATAACGCTGAAGCTTATAAAATTTATCTGAATGAAATCACCCCTGTTAAAGATTCGATTGAGAAGTCGATTGGGGAGTTAAGCCAAATTACGGCTCAGGACTCGATGAACCGGAATGATGAAAATATCCAGGCTGGCACAACGGCTAAAATGGTGAGCATCGGCCTGCTGGCCCTGGCGGTTCTGCTGCTTGCTGCGATGGCTCTTCTGATCATCAGACTTATTACCCGTCCTCTGGAGGGTTTAGAGAACCTGATGGCGAAGGCCGCAGGCGGAGACTTGACGGTCAAAGGCACTTATTTGTACCGGGATGAGCCGGGCAAGCTCACCCAATCTTTCAACAAGATGGCAGACTCGCTGCGCTCTCTGGTCATAGAAGTGAACGAGAAATCCTCGATGCTTGCGTCCAGCTCTGAAGAGCTGCTGGCTGTTTCCGAACAAACGGCAAGCTCTACGGAGAACATCTCCAGACAAATTCAGGAGATCAGCGAAGGAACGGATTCTCAGGCACGGGGCTCGGCGGAGGTGAGCCGGACCATGCAGGAGATGACCAAAGGCATCAGCCGGATCGCAGAATCTACCGGAGATTTGGTGGAAACGTCCCGCCAATCAGAGAATAACGCAATCACCGGGCATGAGTTTGTAACACAGGCGATGCGGCAGATGGAGCAGATTCATGAGTCTGTTGTTCATCTGGCCGAAGCGGTCGAGGAGCTGAACCGCAAGTCGGAGAACATCGGGGAAATTACGAATACGATCAATGACATTGCGGCACAAACCAGCCTGCTTTCGCTGAATGCGGCCATCGAAGCCGCCCGGGCGGGGGAAGAGGGCCGGGGATTTGCCGTTGTAGCCGCAGAGGTGAGAAAGCTCGCTGAACAAACCGGACAGTCGGCAGGCAACGTATCAGAGCTGATTGGCGAAATTCAAAGGGATACGTCGAGCCTGTACCGCACAATGGAGGACAGCAGGCAATATGCGCAAAGCGGACAGTCGGTGATGAAGGATGTCAGTCATAACTTTGACAACATCCTGCAGAACATTCGTGAGCTGTCGGAGCAGCTTCAGGAGGTATCGGCCGTCACGGAGCAAATGTCGGCAGCTTCTGAAGAGGTGCTTGCTTCCGCCGAAACTTCAGCCGAGATCGCCGACAATGCCAAAGGGCTGTCCCAGAACGTAGCAGCTGCGGCTCAAGAGCAGCTGGGTTCTGTCGAGGAGGTCAGCGGCTCGGCCGGTCATTTGAGCGGGCTGGCTCAAGAGCTGAAGGCTTCAATTGAACGATTTAAGGTGTAAGCGCTGACCGGATGCGGCTGGTTTGTTTTCAGCAACTGGTTGTCGGTAATAACCAGAGTCTGCTCCTTTAAGACGCGGTCCTTCGGGACCGCGTTTTCCTGCTTGGACAATGTATAGGAATCGGAAGGGTCTCCTGGGGAGAAAGGCTGCCGGCAAAGTTGTCTTTTTTGGGTAAGCGAGAAGGTCTCTGGGACTTGAGGCTTAAAATTTTACGCGCCGTTTACAAAACTAGATAAAGAAATTATCAAATTTAGTCGATAGTTAAATTGTCTGCAGTAACATTAGCAAGATAAAAGGGACAGCACCGCTTACGGAGGCGGCTGTTCATGGAGGAGAAGCCATGTTGAATGTACTTAAAAAGCTTAGCTTGCGTCATCTCAAAATCCGCCAGAAGCTGCTGATTCTAAATTTGACGTCGATCGTTTTTTTTGCTGCTGATTGGCGGGACCAGCTATTATTATGTGAACCTTACAGTGAACAACTCCAAAGTGCTGTACGAGGAGAGTTTGATGAAGGTTAAGAAAATCAATGAAATGAAAGCCAATTTCAATGTGGCCATCAATGATATTTTAGGCTTGGTCCTTACGGATGATGAGAATCAGAATCATGATTTGAACAAGAACTATGAAGATATGATGAAAGCCAACCAAACGCTTCTCGAGGAGTATAAAACGCTGATTGATGACAAAGCGGAGCAATCTCAATATGAAAGTTTGGTAGATCAGTTTCAAAGGCTTATCAAAGACTCCGATCAGATGGTGGCGCTTGGCTTATCCAACAAAAACGAGGAAGCCTACCAGACTTACGTCAATCAAATCGTGCCTAATAAAACAGCCGTAGAAAGATCCATTGATGTCTTGACCCAAAATACGGACCAGGATTCCAAGAAACGTTATGATGAGAACGAATCCGCCGGTAAAACGGCTAAAATCGTCAGCCTTGGCTTGCTGGCCCTGGCCGTCCTGCTGCTGTCAACGATTGCTTACCTGCTGGTCCGACTGATTACTCACCCGCTTATAAATCTCCAGAAGATGATGGAGAAAGCTGCAGGCGGAGATTTAACGGTGAAGGGTACATATCTGTATAAGGATGAACCGGGCAGACTTACCTTGTCTTTTAATCAGATGGTGGATTCGCTGCGCTCCCTCGTCATACAGGTGAACGAGAAATCTTCGATGCTGGCCGCAAGCTCCGAGCAGCTGACGGCTGTATCCGAGCAAACCGCCAGCTCGACTGAACATATCTCCAGACAAATTCAGGTGATCAGCGAGGGAACGGATTCGCAGGCGCGTGGATCAGCGGAAGTCAGCCGGACGATGCAGGAGATGGTTAAAGGCATCAGCCGGATTGCCGAGTCCACCGGAGAGCTGGTAGAAACCTCCAAACAATCCGAGCACAACGCAGTCACCGGTCATGAATTTGTGGCCAAAGCCGCCCGGCAGATGGAACAGATTCATCAGTCCGTTGTTCAGCTTGCTCAAGCGGTCGAAGAATTGAACCGGAAATCCGAGAATATCGGAGAAATAACGAATACGATTAATGATATTGCGACGCAAACCAGCCTGCTTTCACTGAATGCGGCTATCGAGGCCGCACGAGCCGGGGAAGAGGGCCGAGGGTTTGCGGTCGTTGCTGCGGAGGTCAAGAAGCTGGCCGAGCAAACAGGACAATCGGCGGGCAACGTTTCAGCGCTGATTGGAGAAATTCAAAACGATACGTCCCAATTGTTCCGCACCATGGAGAGCAGCAAACAATATGCGCAAAGCGGACAAGCCGCGATGGCGGATGTAGGGCATAACTTCGACAACATCCTGCAGAATATCCGGGAGCTTGCCGCCCAGCTTCAGGATGTGTCAGCCGTGACGGAGCAGATGTCGGCCTCTTCGGAAGAGGTGCTTGCTTCGGCCGAAACTTCAGCCGACATTGCCGATAATGCCAAAGAGCTTACGCAGAGCGTAGCTGCAGCCGCGCAGGAGCAGCTGGCTTCTGTCGAGGAAGTCAGCGGTTCTGCGAGCCATTTGAGCGGTCTGGCACAAGAGCTGCAGACTTCGATTGAGCGTTTTAAAGTGTAATTTGGATCTGACGGCTGATTGAGCTGATCGCTTTGGAGCGGCCCTGCGGGGCCGCTTTTTGGGTTCACAAGAAGGTGCTGTCGATTTGGAGCCCCAAGTTCTTGCTGAATGAAAGTCGGCGATCAATATATAATAGAGCTGGTAGATAGAAGCTGCAGAGCAAGTTTAACAGGCTGGCACAGGTTGAAAGGAGTGGGCAGATGACTTTACAGCAGCTGAAATATGTCATTGAAATTGCGACCCGCGGCTCAATGAACGAAGCGGCCAAACGTTTGTTTATTACCCAGCCGAGTTTATCCAATGCGATCAAAGATTTGGAGGAAGAGCTGCGGATTACAATCTTTGAGCGGACGAACAAAGGGATCATTCTCTCTAAAGATGGGGTAGAGTTTCTAAGCTACGCCCGGCAGGTCGTCGAGCAGGCCGAGCTTTTGGAAGGGCGGTATTTGAACGCCAAACCGTCCCCGCAGCATTTTTCGGTGTCGGCTCAGCATTATGCTTTTGCGGTCAACGCTTTTGTGAAGCTGGTTCAGGATCACGGACAAGAAGAATACGAGCTGGCCCTGCGGGAAACGAAAACCTACGAAATTATTGACGATGTCAAAACGCTGCGCAGCGAAATCGGCATTTTATACCTGAATGAATTTAATGCCAAAGTGATCAACAAGCTGCTAAAAGATGCCGGTCTGTTGTTCACGAGCCTGTTTATTGCCCGTCCGCATATCTTCATCAGCGTCAAGAACCCGCTTGCACGCCAGTCGGTCGTTCAGATCGAACAGCTGCAGGACTATCCGTACCTCTCCTTTGACCAGGGGGAATATAATTCCTTTCATTTCTCGGAGGAGATACTGAGTACGTTGTCTCATAACAAAAGTATCCGCGTGAACGACCGGGCTACGCTCTTTAACCTGTTGATTGGATTAAACGGCTACACGATTTCAACCGGCGTGCTCAGCGCCGAATTAAACGGCCGCGATATTATTGCGGTTCCGCTTGCCACGGACGAGACCATTAACGTCGGCTGGATCAGGCATAAAGACGCCGCCTTGTCCAAGCTGGGCCTTGCCTATGTGGAAGCGCTGAAGGAATTTGTTCCTCTATAAAGTAAAGCCAATATAAAGGAAAGCAAGCAAGGCCGGATGCCATTTGACACCTCTGTCTGCGGATGCTAGCATCTTTGTCAGACAAAGGAAACGGAGGGATTACCATGGGGAAAATCGTAGCGGTCCGCCCGCTGGAGGAAGAAATCCGCGGGAGAATTAAAGCAGCCGCTCCCGGCTGGGAGCTGGTGGACAGCAGGGATGCGCAGGAGCTGGAACGTCATTTGCAGGAAGCCGAGGTTCTGATGGGCTGGAAGAGCAGCTATGCAGACCTGCTGCTGCGGGATGGAACCTCCCTAAAGTGGGTGCAGAATTGGGGAGCGGGCGTGGAACATCTGCCACTCAAGCGCTTCAGGGAACTCGGCATTGTCTTGACTAATGCCAGCGGGGTGCATCCTTTTCCGATCTCAGAGCATATTTTTGCCCTGCTCTTATCTCTGACCCGCCGCGTGCATACGGCCATCCGCAATCAGGCGGCCCGTAGGTGGGATTTGCCTGAGGAAGGGATCGGCGAAGCCCATGGCAAAACCATCGGCATTTTAGGGGTTGGAGCGATTGGCTCGGAGACGGCGAGGCTGGCTAAAGCTTTTCATATGACGGTTCTCGGGCTTCGAAATTCAGACAAGCCGGACGAGTGGGTCGACCGGATGTACAAACCGGAACAGCTGAACGAGCTGCTGGCTGAATGTGATTATGTGGTGAACTGCCTCCCGCATACGAGAGAAACGGAGAAGCTGATCGGGAAAGCCCAGTTTGCCGCGATGAAGGCCGGGGCTTTCTATATCAATATCGGCCGCGGGGCGACGACGGATACGGAAGCCCTGGTTGAGGCCCTGCGAAACGCAGCGATTGCCGGGGCCGGGCTGGATGTGTTTGAGGAGGAACCTCTGCCGTCCGATCATCCGCTGTACGAACTGGAGCAGGTTATTATTACGCCTCATAATGCCGGCGCGTCGCCAAGTTATAATGAACGGCTGGTAACCATTTTTATCGATAATTTGAAGCTTTACCTGCAAGGCCAGCCGCCTGGTGTTAATGTGGTTGATCTGGTAAGGCAATATTAGGATTAAAGAATAATGGAAGAGAGGGGAGAACCCCAATAAACTCTCTTCCGGCAGGTAGTGCAGGGTGTTGCAATAAAGGAGGTACGCTTCATGACGCACGTGGGATTAATTAGACATGGCAGCACCTTGTGGAACAAAGCAGGCAGGGTTCAAGGCTTGACGGATAATCCGCTGGATGAGGACGGCAGAAGGGAAGCGAAGCTGCTGGGGCAATGGCTGAGCAGTCAGCAGTGGGATCGGATTTATGCCAGCGATTTGATCCGGGCGCGGGAGACGGCTGAAATTATCGCC includes the following:
- the pfkB gene encoding 1-phosphofructokinase, translated to MIYTVTLNPSIDFIVEVEDFKLNGLNRMTRDLKLPGGKGINVSRVLNRLGTDNTAVGFIGGFTGCYVEDCLKAESVRTGFVKVQQDTRINIKLKHGEETEINGLGPAIREEDALQLLRQLEGVGVGDVLVLSGSVPPSLGEDFYDRLIEGCQRKGAEFVIDTTGAALRNALKHKPLLIKPNHHELAELFGVTLKDKTEVAAYGRKLLELGAQHVLVSMAGEGALLLTETETYEANVPAGRVRNSVGAGDSMIAGFISAWTEGKGLLEAFRTGVAAGSATAFSDDLATGEYIRELRSQVHLTKWN
- a CDS encoding MCP four helix bundle domain-containing protein — its product is MFNLRNVKIRFKLLFLVITAIVFLLLIGGTGYYYLDLTVNNSKVLYEKNLMKVKTINE
- a CDS encoding methyl-accepting chemotaxis protein, whose translation is MNSNFNTAMNDILGLMLTEDVKLNDNLNKDYGEMNKVNLMLLEDYGKLIAGQEEKKNYDELVKQVDKLIKDSDKMVVLATNNHNAEAYKIYLNEITPVKDSIEKSIGELSQITAQDSMNRNDENIQAGTTAKMVSIGLLALAVLLLAAMALLIIRLITRPLEGLENLMAKAAGGDLTVKGTYLYRDEPGKLTQSFNKMADSLRSLVIEVNEKSSMLASSSEELLAVSEQTASSTENISRQIQEISEGTDSQARGSAEVSRTMQEMTKGISRIAESTGDLVETSRQSENNAITGHEFVTQAMRQMEQIHESVVHLAEAVEELNRKSENIGEITNTINDIAAQTSLLSLNAAIEAARAGEEGRGFAVVAAEVRKLAEQTGQSAGNVSELIGEIQRDTSSLYRTMEDSRQYAQSGQSVMKDVSHNFDNILQNIRELSEQLQEVSAVTEQMSAASEEVLASAETSAEIADNAKGLSQNVAAAAQEQLGSVEEVSGSAGHLSGLAQELKASIERFKV
- a CDS encoding methyl-accepting chemotaxis protein; amino-acid sequence: MLLIGGTSYYYVNLTVNNSKVLYEESLMKVKKINEMKANFNVAINDILGLVLTDDENQNHDLNKNYEDMMKANQTLLEEYKTLIDDKAEQSQYESLVDQFQRLIKDSDQMVALGLSNKNEEAYQTYVNQIVPNKTAVERSIDVLTQNTDQDSKKRYDENESAGKTAKIVSLGLLALAVLLLSTIAYLLVRLITHPLINLQKMMEKAAGGDLTVKGTYLYKDEPGRLTLSFNQMVDSLRSLVIQVNEKSSMLAASSEQLTAVSEQTASSTEHISRQIQVISEGTDSQARGSAEVSRTMQEMVKGISRIAESTGELVETSKQSEHNAVTGHEFVAKAARQMEQIHQSVVQLAQAVEELNRKSENIGEITNTINDIATQTSLLSLNAAIEAARAGEEGRGFAVVAAEVKKLAEQTGQSAGNVSALIGEIQNDTSQLFRTMESSKQYAQSGQAAMADVGHNFDNILQNIRELAAQLQDVSAVTEQMSASSEEVLASAETSADIADNAKELTQSVAAAAQEQLASVEEVSGSASHLSGLAQELQTSIERFKV
- a CDS encoding LysR family transcriptional regulator, which codes for MTLQQLKYVIEIATRGSMNEAAKRLFITQPSLSNAIKDLEEELRITIFERTNKGIILSKDGVEFLSYARQVVEQAELLEGRYLNAKPSPQHFSVSAQHYAFAVNAFVKLVQDHGQEEYELALRETKTYEIIDDVKTLRSEIGILYLNEFNAKVINKLLKDAGLLFTSLFIARPHIFISVKNPLARQSVVQIEQLQDYPYLSFDQGEYNSFHFSEEILSTLSHNKSIRVNDRATLFNLLIGLNGYTISTGVLSAELNGRDIIAVPLATDETINVGWIRHKDAALSKLGLAYVEALKEFVPL
- a CDS encoding D-2-hydroxyacid dehydrogenase: MGKIVAVRPLEEEIRGRIKAAAPGWELVDSRDAQELERHLQEAEVLMGWKSSYADLLLRDGTSLKWVQNWGAGVEHLPLKRFRELGIVLTNASGVHPFPISEHIFALLLSLTRRVHTAIRNQAARRWDLPEEGIGEAHGKTIGILGVGAIGSETARLAKAFHMTVLGLRNSDKPDEWVDRMYKPEQLNELLAECDYVVNCLPHTRETEKLIGKAQFAAMKAGAFYINIGRGATTDTEALVEALRNAAIAGAGLDVFEEEPLPSDHPLYELEQVIITPHNAGASPSYNERLVTIFIDNLKLYLQGQPPGVNVVDLVRQY